A stretch of DNA from Caldalkalibacillus salinus:
ATATAGTCATATAAGTCTAATAAATCTTCGTAACGAGATAAATCAATGTCCTCTGACCTAATCATACCCGTATTGACCACTTGTAGCTTTTTATTCATCTGGTCAATGATAAAAGCAACGTTCTCCTGTGACGGCTCCTGTAATTCTCCAATTGGTTTACTCAAGATAACAACCCCTTGTGACATGTTGTTAGTATTATAACAAAATCAG
This window harbors:
- a CDS encoding DUF1128 domain-containing protein; the protein is MSKPIGELQEPSQENVAFIIDQMNKKLQVVNTGMIRSEDIDLSRYEDLLDLYDYIMTKDNYSTSETQMIVSELGQLRKK